The Quercus robur chromosome 7, dhQueRobu3.1, whole genome shotgun sequence genome has a segment encoding these proteins:
- the LOC126690893 gene encoding uncharacterized protein LOC126690893: protein MAKPLASIPSFSHFAVGPSPFLQLALCSFPESSGKSGDQEEEALPQEAGTGSEPVIPEGIVRPIQVADLHPERKAASPPVSASGDTVMGDASKVAASDLDSGLSSFLTRFDLLEFNSLPASHFHIFGSSYGSFLRFSVPVEGLLLLESLLKSHGDFTSGFRGGIFLGNILELLCAVLVSLRNSSVDSLSEEKFLEWRGVVQDLLEAKFNLSFLLNHLRLLAHMLFQRQSFKSINTEIAAVEEVLAHAHKVLQDLKVKRQRILSTLTVPVISPDASLLAGLIP from the exons atggcgaagccccttgcatctattccttcctttagccattttgccgttggtccttcaccttttcttcaacttgccttatgttctttcccagaatcctcggggaagtCAGGGGATCAAGAAGAAGAGGCTCTGCCCCAAGAAGCCGGAACTG gttctgagcctgttatccctgaaggaattgtgagacctattcaagttgctgaccttcatccagagcgaaaggctgcaagtccccctgtctctgcaagtggtgacacagtgatgggggatgcctcgaaagtggctgcctcagatcttgattcaggGCTTTCCTCATTCCTGACTcgctttgatctcttggaatttaacagtcttcctgccagccacttccatatttttgggtcttcttatggcagcttcctgcgcttctctgttcctgtggaaggCCTGCTGCTGCTAGAGagtctgctcaagagtcacggggatttcacCAGTGGCTTTAGGGGAGGCATctttctaggcaatattttgGAGTTGCTGTGTGCCGTGCTGGTTTCCCTGAGGAATTCCTCTGTAGATtctttgtctgaagaaaagtttctggagtggagaggggtggtgcaagaccttctggaggccaagttcaatttgtcttttctgctgAATCACTTGCGTCTgttggctcatatgctgtttcagaggcaatcattcaagagtataaACACTGAGATAGCTGCTGTTGAGGAAgttttggctcatgctcacaaggttttacaagacttgaaggtcaagcggcagaggatcctttctactttgACTGTACCTGTTATTTCTCCGGATGCCTCCTTGTTGGcaggcctcattccttag